DNA sequence from the Chryseobacterium turcicum genome:
AAATTAAACAGTCAAATTAATAAAAAAATAATATTTTTTTCTTTGCGTAATGAAAAATAATATTAGTTTAGGAGCCAAGATATTTTATTAAAAATAATTACGCAATCGATTGCACTCTGAAAAGCGTATATCATTAAAATATTCCTACGAACAGAATACTTATAAATCCACAAAAAAAACAGAGAAGTTGTTTGACTTCTCTCACCACACATTAAACTATATAAGGATACAATAAATGGATAAAAAGGTACAATCAATAAAGTGGTTATATGTAACTGTTTTCCTTCTTCCCATACTTGGTATGGCTCAGGAAAAAGAAACCAAGATTGACGAAGTTGTCTTAGTAGGATATACTAAAGTTTCTAAAAAAGATGTTACTAACTCCGTATCTTCTGTAAAGGCTGAAGCAATCAAAGATATGCCATCAACCAATGCTGCTGAAGCAATTCAGGGTAGAATGGCCGGAGTACAGGTTTCATTAAGTGAAGGCTCACCCGGAGCCGATGTAGACATTGTAATTAGAGGAGGTAATTCTATTACAGGAAGTAATGCCCCGCTATACATTGTAGATGGAATACAAATGGATAATGCACTATCTATTTTATCTCCAAAAGAAATTGAATCTATTGAAGTTTTAAAAGATGCCTCTTCTACCAATATTTATGGAGCCAGAGGAGCAAATGGTGTTGTTTTGATCACCACAAAAGGAGGTCGTAAAAAATTAAAAACATCAATTAACTATAATGGATTTTTAGGGGTAAGAAAAATTCAAAATACAATTGACGTATTAGATCCTTATGAATATGTTTTGTATCAATATGAGCTGTATAATAAAGCTGGTCTTGAGAGCGACAAGACAATATTTGAAAACAGATATGGTACCTACGATCAATTAAGCAAATACAAAGACGTAGAAAAAAGAGACTGGCAAGATGAAGTTTTTGGAAGAGAAGCATTTAACTTCACCCATAACCTTTCTGTAACCGGAGGATCTGACAATTCGGCTTTCTCGTTATCTCTAAATAACGTTCAGGAAGATGGAATTATGATTGGGTCTGGGTTTAAAAGAAACATGGCCAACTTCAAATATGATTACGATATTTCGAAGAAATTAAGCATGACTTTAAATGCCAGATACAGCAGACAAACTATTTATGGTGCAGGAACATCTTCTACAGGATCACAAAGTACCAACAGATTAAGAAATGCGGTAAGATATCAGCCATTTGAAGGTCTTTCTACAGTAAACGTTGATGAATTTGACCCTCTATTTGCAGATCAAACCAACTTGGTAAATCCTATTTTATTAGCTAATAATGAGATTAAAGAAAGTGGAAGAAATGACCTCTTATTAAATGGAACTATCGACTATAAAATTAACAAATATTTTACTTTCAGAAGTGTAATAGGCTATTTACAGAGAGATGAGTTTGTTAACCAATTTTCTGGTACTGTAACTTCATTGGCAAGACAAAACAATGATCAACCAGTTGTATTTTTAAGTAAAACTCAATCTAGGAGAATTACCAACTCTAATACTTTAAACTTTAGAAAAACATTTGGCAACCATAAACTAGACTTATTAGCTGGGCAAGAAACTGTACGTACAGATGGAGAATCTTTACAAATGAATATTAAATGGTTTCCTAAATCAACAGGTGCACAAGAAGCATTTCACAATATTCAGTTAGCTTCTCCTCCTGCAGGTATGGTACAAGATGCTCCAAAAACACCGATGCTACCATCAAGTCCTGACAGGTTAGTATCATTTTTTGGAAGAGCTAATTATATTTTCAATAATAAATATATTTTTACAGCTTCCATGAGAGCGGATGGATCAAGTATATTTGGAAATGGAAATAAATGGGGGTATTTCCCGGCAGGATCTGTTGCATGGAAAATTACTGAAGAAAATTTCTTAAAAGAAAGCCAAACCATCAGCGAGTTAAAACTTCGTGCGGGTTACGGTTTATCCGGAAATAACAGAATCGGAGGTTTCTTATATGACACTTTCTTTATTACATCTTCAGATTATGGATATGCATTTGGAAACAATGTAACACCGGGAGCTACCACAGGAAATATTATGGCTAATAAAAATGTTACTTGGGAAAAATCGGCTTCTAAAAACTTAGGTTTAGACTTTGGTTTATTTAAAGGAAAAGTTTACGGTACATTGGATGTTTATCAAACTGATACCAAAGACTTATTGCTTTTAGCAAGAATTCCTCAAAACTTAGGATACGACTTTCAATTTCAGAATTCAGGAAGTACCACTAATAAAGGTATTGAATTCTCCATAGGAAGCACCATCATCAACAAAGAAAATTTCACTTGGAAAATTGATGCTAATATATCTTCAAATAAAAATATAATCAAAAGTTTAGGAAATAGTGCATCTGTAAGTGCTAATTCTTATTTAACCCCTTCTGGCTGGCAAAATAATTTAAATGACTTCTTAGTACAGGTTGGTAAGCCTGTAGGTACTTTTTGGGGATATCAAACAGCAGGAAGATATGAAGTGAGTGATTTCGATTATAATGCAACGACACAAGTCTATACTTTAAAAGCAGGTATTCCTAGCTCTGCTGCTGCTGCCAATGGAGCAAAACCAATACAACCTGGAGACCTTAAACTTCAAGATTTAAACGGGGACGGTATTATTGATAATAAAGATATGACCGACTTAGGAAATGCTCAACCAAAATTCTATGGTGGATTTAACCAGACTTTCCGTTACAAAAACTGGGATATGAGCTTAATGTTCAATTTCTCTGTGGGGAATAAAGTTTATAATGCTAACAAATTAGAATACACCACTCAATACTTATACAAAGACAACAATATGTCTGCTGATGTAGCCAATAGATTTAGATGGTTTAACGATGCCGGAGAAAAAGTAAATGACCCAACAGCTTTAGCTGCATTAAATGCTAATACAACAGGATGGACTCCCCCTGCAGGAGCGTACTTTTTACATTCTTATGGTATTGAAGACGGATCTTTCTTAAGACTAAATAATGTAACTCTAGGATATTCTCTAGGGAAAGATTTTATTAAACAATTGGGACTTTCTAATTTCAGATTGTATTTTACGATGAATAACGTCTTTACTATTACTGGTTATTCAGGATATGATCCAGAAGCTAATACCAGAAGAAATCCTTTAACACCTGGTGTAGATTATGCCGCTTACCCTAGAAGCAGATTTATCTTATCAGGAGTTGACATCACTTTTTAAACCTAAATATTATGAAGAAGAATAAATTTTTAACAATACTATTTGCAGTTGCAGGACTAATATCTTTAAACTCTTGTGATGATTACCTGGATGTAGAAAGCTTATCTAATACAGCTGAAGCACAACAATTTGATTCTGCTCCCGATACCTTTTCTGCATTGGTAGGGGTTTACAACTCTACGATGGGTGATAATACCTATGGTCAGAGAATGAATCTAATTCTTACCCAATCGGGAGACGATCTAAGAACTTCTGGTGACTACAATGCCAATGACAGAAGAGGAGTTAGCTGTTTTGGTGCAATTCCTACAAACCCTGAGCTTTTAAAACCTTTCACAGATACCTACGCAGGAATTGAAAGAGCTAATCTTGTTATTAAAAACATTCCTATATCACCCGTTTACAAAACAGGTTCTGCGGCTGATAAAAAATTAATGGATAGATATCTGGGTGAAGCTTTAACCCTTAGAGCTAGCTTTTATCACGATCTTATTAAAAACTGGGGCGATGTACCTTTTCAAGATGTACCTTCTGCTGATCTTCCAGATTTGTATCTTGCAAAAACTGATAGAGATGTTATTTATGATAAGATTCTTGATGATTTGCTTAAAGCTGAAGCTCTTGTACCTTGGAGATCTGAAGGTGGCACTACAGCACAAAGAATTTCTAAAGGTGCCGTAAAAGGATTAAGAGCCAGAATCGCATTAACGAGAGCGGGATATTCTTTAAGAAGAAATCCTCAACAAATGATGCAGGGTTCTAATCCTCAGAAATATTATCAGATTGCGTATGATGAGTGTAAAGATATTATGAATTCTGGCCAACATCAGCTTAATTCAAGTTACGAAGGATTATTCAGATCATTACATACCAACAGCCAAGATGCTACGAATGAAGTCATCTATGCAGTCGGAGCATTCGGTGGAAACTCAAGAACCGACAGTAAAATTGGTTACTATAATGGTTTAAGACATGATGATACCGATTGGAAATCTTCAGGAGGAATCAGTGCAATCCCTGTTTATTTTTATGAATTTACAAAATATGATTTAAGAAGAGATGTCAACATCGCTATCTATAGAGTAAGTACTACAAAACAAGAAGAACTTCAGACATCTATCAACTGGAATGATGGCAAATTCAGAAAATCTTGGACTTCAATTACTGGTACTTCCCAAAACTTAGGAATTGATTGGCCAATGCTTAGATATTCAGATATCCTACTAATGTTTGCAGAAGCTGATAACGAATTGCACGGTGGTCCATCTGCGGATGCTGTGAATGCAGTTATGGCAGTTAGACAAAGAGCTTATGCTGGTAATTTAGGTCAGGTAGGAACTATTCCGACTGGGAAAGCAGCGTTCTTTGATTATATCGTAAAAGAAAGACAACTTGAGTTTGGGGGTGAAGGATTAAGAAAATACGATTTGATTCGTTGGAATTTATTGGAAACTAAAATTAATGAAACAAGAGCTAAGCTTACCCAATTTATGAACGGTACAGGAGCTTATGCAAACGTTCCTGAATATATTTTCTACAAAAAGCCAACCTATGTACCAACAAAAACAGCTCAGCAAAATGTATTAGATATCGATTTCTATACAACTACCGGAATAGCAAAAGCTGATATTTTCTACAGTCCTAATCAATCTGTTGCAACCCCTTCTGGCTACACAAAAGTAAATTGGAGATTAGCAATGACTCAGCCATATATCAGTGGAGACCCTATCAAGAGTTATGCGTATTATTTCCAGCCTAACAGGAAAGAATTATTACCATTAGCTTCAGATGTTATCAACTCTAATTACAATCTTACCCAAGATTATGGGTATTAGTAAAAATATACATTCATATTAATTAATTTTAAGTACAGACTTCCTCCTTTCGGGGAGAAGGTCTGTACTTTTCTTCAAAGAAAAATTGAGATAAGATTTTAAAAAGTTGAATTTCAGGCCATCAACTGACAACAAAAAACTATCAACTACTTATGCAGGTTTCAGGTTTAAAAAAGAGTACGTTTTTGTTTATTTTTTCAATAGTCTTCATCAGTCTTCTTTCTTTCAAAGCTAATGATGAGAAAACCATCATCGTTTCGAAAGACGGAAAAGGAAATTTTACGACTATTCAACAAGCCATTGACGCTGTTGATGAAGGAAAAACGTCAAAAACAAAAATCATTATTAAGCCAGGTACTTACAGAGAAAAAATTATTGTTCCAGCTACAAAAAGTTCGATTAGTTTAATAGGTGAAAATGCAGAAAACACTATTTTGGTTTATGGTGACTTTGCATCAAAACCAAACGCTGAAGGCAAAAATATCGGAACGACAGGTTCATCTACCCTATTTATTTTTTCTGATTATTTTTCTGCTAAAAATATAACCTTTCAAAATGATGCAGGACCTGTCGGGCAAGCAGTTGCTGTATTAACAACAGGTGATAAAATAGCATTTGAAAACTGTCGGTTTTTAGGCTTCCAAGATACCTTATATTTAAAGGGAGCTCAGGATTTGGAAGACCAATCTAAAGTTTCTAGAAATTATTTTAAAAACTGCTACATAGAAGGTACAACCGATTATATTTTCGGAGCGGGAACTGCCGTTTTTGAAAATTGCACCATCTATTCCAAAAAAAATGCTTCGTATGTAACTGCGGCATCTACCCCACAAGGAAATCTGTTTGGTTTTGTGTTTATTAACTGTAATTTAACAGGGAATGCAAACGCAAATTCTGTATATTTGGGTCGTCCATGGAGACCATTTGCACAAACCGTTTACATCAATTGTGCAATCGATTCCACAATAAAAAAAGAAGGATGGCACAACTGGTCTAAACCCGATGCTGAAAAAACCACTTTTTACGGAGAATATAATTCTAAAGGAGCTGGTTCTGATATTTCGAAAAGAGTTTCTTGGTCTCATCAGCTTACAAAAGATCAGGCTAAAAAATATACTGCTAAAAATGTTCTGAAAGGAAAAGACAATTGGAACTTTACAAAAATTTTTAAATAGAATCTAAAGTTTTAATTATTTTAAATGAAACTCAATCTAAAACATAAAATCTTTACCACAAGCATTTTCGCAATGCTTTCTTTCTCGGTTTCAGCTCAGGAAAAAATAGTAAGCTTTTCCGGTGCTGAAGGTTTCGGAAGATATACAACAGGTGGTAGAGGCGGAAAAGTTTTATTCGTAACTAAATTAACCGATGACGGTTCAGAAGGAACGTTGAGACACGCTTTAGAACAAAAAGGAGCTAAATATATTGTCTTTAAAATTGCAGGAACCATTTATCTGGAATCTCCTTTAAGAATAAAAGAAGGCAACGTTACCATTGCCGGACAAACCGCTCCAGGCGACGGAATCACCATTGCCAACTACGAAACTTTTGTAGCGGCAGATAATGTAATCATTCGTTTCTTACGTTTCAGAATGGGAGACCAGAAAAAGCATGAAGGGGATGCTTTAGGCGCAAGATTTATGAAAGGGTTAATTGTTGACCATTGCTCGATGAGTTGGTCTACAGACGAAACAGTTTCTATCTATGTGAATGAAAATACCACGCTACAATGGTGTGTGATTGCAGAAAGTTTAAGAAATTCTGCCCATCAAAAAGGTGCTCATGGATACGGAGGAATTGCTGGCGGAAAATTCGCTTCTTTTCATCATAATATATATGCTCATCATGATAGCAGAAATCCACGATTAGGAGAATATGCAGGAAGTAAATTTGCATTGACGGATTTAACCGATTTTAGAAATAATGTAATTTACAACTGGGGGCACAACAACGTTTACGGTGGTGAAGGTATGAATGTAAATATCATCAATAATTACTACAAACCAGGACCGGCAACTTTAACCAAGAAAAGAATCGTTGCGATTGATAAAAATGAAAAACCAGAAACTGAAGTTTATAATATTTGGGGGAAATATTACATCAACGGAAATGTTTCTGAAGGTAATCCTGAAGTAACGGCAGATAACTGGAACAATGGAGTTTTTAATCAGATGAAAAACTCTTACAATCTTACAGAAGCTGATAAAAATACCATCAAAATCAATCAGCCACACAATATTCAGAATAATGTAAAAACCGATTCCCCGAAAGAAGCTTATGAGAAGATTTTGAAAATCGGAGGCGCAAGTTTGGTAAGAGATGCGGTAGATTTACATGTCTTAAAAGATGTAAAAAACGGAACCTTTACTTACAATGGTTCGCGTGGAAGCAAAAACGGAATCATTGATTCGCAAAATGATGTTGGAGGATTTCCAGATTTAAAACAGGGGAAAATTTTTCTCGATTCGGACAACGACGGAATGCCCGATGCATGGGAAATAAAGCAAAATCTCAATCCAAAAAAAGCCAACGCTAATGGAAGAGATTTAGATAAAAATTATGATAATATTGAGGTCTACATGAATGACCTTGTTAAAAAAATAACCGAAAGGCAATAAAAAGTCCTGAACTTTCTCATCGATTGGTTATCTAAACAAAAATAATATGTCAGAAAAATTAAAATTAAACGTATTCAAAATAATATTAACTGGAGCAGTTTTCGCAGCCGGTTTATCTTTCGCACAGCAAAATGTGATCGAAAAAATACGCAAAAATCCCCAAACACCGTTTTCCTATGCTGAACTATCTGTAAAAGAAGGCGGAAAATGGCAAGGCAACGAATACATTGGCGGAAGTTTTAAAAACGTAAATGAATTAACACTTCCTGCAGAACATACCGACCACTCTTACTACATCAGATACGAAGGAATCGGTTTAGAAAACAACCAAATCGGTTACAGATTGTATTTAGACTGGAGAAATGCAACAGACATATTCGGAAAAAAAGTCAATACTTTGGTTTTGCCGGAAGTTGGTCAGGACGGTTTTGAATCTTATCATCACGACTCTACTTGGGGACAGGATATTTTGAAATCAGGTCGTACCATCGGAATCGGTTCTTACGGAAGATATGATGAGCAGAATGATTTTGTGGAAACTTTTAAAACCGTAAAAAACACCACCGCAAAAGTTTTTAATGAAAACGATAAATCTTTCGCAACCATCGATTACAAAGGTTGGAAAACATGGGGAAAAGCGGTAAATCTTCAATCTAAATTAACTATTTTCAACAAAGACCGTTTTGTAAAAGTAGATTTAAACTTAGACCAGACTCTCTCAGGTTTATGCACCGGAATTGTCGCTTTCAAAGATATTCCAATGAAACAGGGAATCAGCAAAAATAAAAAATGGGGTTACATCTCAACTTACGGAACACAGACTTTAGCCAAAAAAGAAGATAATCTTGGAATGGTGGTCTTCTACCCTATCGAAAGTTTTGATAAATACGTACAAACAAAATCTACCCATGTTATAGTTTTCAAAAAAACAAAAAATGTTTCGTATTACTTTATGGGAGCGTGGTCACAAGAACCCAATGGTTTGAAGACTGAAGAAGAATTCTATAAAGATTTAGATAAAAAATTAGAAATTTTAGATAATAACAATCAACTTTAAAATTGAATGACAATGAGTTTTATTAATCAAAAATTAAAAATATATGCAGTGGCAGTTTTAGGTTCAGGAATGTTCTTAGCTTGTGCACAAACAAAAAATACAGTGGCTTCAAAACCAGCAAAAGAAGCTTCACAATCAGGAAAAGTAGTGCCTACCAATTTAAAATGGTCAGAAAGAATGATGCTTTCCGAAATGCAGAGATTTCCGGAAGCCTGGATGCTCGATTTCAGCAAAAGCCCAAAATGGACATATCCTTCAGCGATTGTTTTAGATGGAGCCGAGCAGCTTTATATTAAAACAGGCAAAAAACAATATTACGATTACATCAGTGATTTCGGAGAGAAACTGATTAAAGAAGACGGTACAATTCTTACTTACGACCTTGAAAGGTACAATATCGACATGCTCAACAGCGGAAATATTCTTCTTTATCTGTACGAAAAAGAGAAAAAAGAAAAATATCTGAAAGCGCTGCAAACCCTTCGTTTACAAATTGATGGTCAACCGAGAACAAAAGAAGGTTCTTTCTGGCATAAAAAAATCTATCCTTATCAGGTTTGGTTAGATGGTTTGTACATGGGAATGCCTTTCTATACTCATTATACGAAAGATTTTGTGAAGGGTGCCGAAGCAGATAAAGCATATGATGATATTATTTTGCAATTTGAGTCTGTACAAAACAATCTTTTAGACAAAAAAACAGGTTTACTATATCATGCTTGGGACGAAAGTAAAGAGCAAGCTTGGGCAAATAAAGAAACCGGACTTTCACCTAATTTCTGGGGAAGAGCGATGGGTTGGTACGGAATGGCAATGGTAGATGTTCTAGATTATTTACCGGAAAACCATCCGGGAAGAGCAAAATTGATTTCTTACATCAAGTCTTATTCTGATGCGGTTATTAAATATCAGGATAAAAAATCGGGTCTTTGGTATCAGGTTCTAGATAAGCCATTGGCGAATGGTAATTATGAAGAAGCAACGGCTTCAGCGATGTTTGTTTACACCATGATTAAATCTGTAAACAAAGGGTATTTACCTAAATCTTACAAAGCTGCTGCTAAAAAAGGCTACGACGGAATCATTAAAAATCTGATTACAGTAGACGAAAACGGAATTGTTAATTTAAATAAATGTTGTGCTGTTGCCGGATTAGGAGGAAAACCTTATAGAGACGGTTCTTACGAATATTACATCAACGAAGAAATTCGTTCAAACGATGGAAAAGGAACTGGACCATTTATCTTGGCAAGTTTAGAATTTGAAAAATAAATAATTATTACATTGTCATTTCGAAAAAACGTAACAAAATAAAATTTTTCAAAAAAAGTTACTAACATTGAAATAACCAATTGTGGATAACTATATTTTATCAATGAATTTGGATTTTATGAAGACAAAAAATATTTTAAATATACTTTCAATAACCGCCTTTTCTATTGCATCAACTTATCTGAATGCACAGGGAAAACCTTACGTTTCAGAAGTATGGTCTGCAGATCAAGGGAAAAATTTTAAAAACCCAATTCTGTATGCAGATTATTCAGATCCGGATGTTACCCGTGTGGGAGATGATTATTACATGACCGCTTCTAGCTTTAATGAGGCTCCGGGATTGCCTATTCTTCATTCAAAAGATATGGTCAACTGGAAACTGGTCAACTATGCTATTCAGGATGTTTTGCCTGCAAAAAATTTTAGCACCCCAAAAAGAGGCGACGGAGTTTGGGCTCCTGCAATTCGTTTTCATAAAGATGAATTTTATATTTATTGGGGAGATCCCGATTTTGGAATTTACATGGTAAAAACCAAAGATCCTCTCGGAAAATGGGAAGAGCCCGTTTTGGTAATGGAAGGAAAAGGATTGATTGATTCTTGCCCGTTCTGGGATGAAGACGGAAACGCTTACTTAGTTCACGGTTGGGCAGGAAGTCGTGCAGAAGTAAAGAGTTTACTTTCCATCAATAAAATGAATCCTGAAGGAACAAAAGTTTTAGATAAAGGTATTCATATTTTTGACGGACATGATGCTCATCCGACAGTGGAAGGTCCAAAAATGTACAAAAGAAATGGATATTACTACATTTTTGCTCCGGCAGGCGGTGTTGTTACAGGATGGC
Encoded proteins:
- a CDS encoding SusC/RagA family TonB-linked outer membrane protein; translated protein: MDKKVQSIKWLYVTVFLLPILGMAQEKETKIDEVVLVGYTKVSKKDVTNSVSSVKAEAIKDMPSTNAAEAIQGRMAGVQVSLSEGSPGADVDIVIRGGNSITGSNAPLYIVDGIQMDNALSILSPKEIESIEVLKDASSTNIYGARGANGVVLITTKGGRKKLKTSINYNGFLGVRKIQNTIDVLDPYEYVLYQYELYNKAGLESDKTIFENRYGTYDQLSKYKDVEKRDWQDEVFGREAFNFTHNLSVTGGSDNSAFSLSLNNVQEDGIMIGSGFKRNMANFKYDYDISKKLSMTLNARYSRQTIYGAGTSSTGSQSTNRLRNAVRYQPFEGLSTVNVDEFDPLFADQTNLVNPILLANNEIKESGRNDLLLNGTIDYKINKYFTFRSVIGYLQRDEFVNQFSGTVTSLARQNNDQPVVFLSKTQSRRITNSNTLNFRKTFGNHKLDLLAGQETVRTDGESLQMNIKWFPKSTGAQEAFHNIQLASPPAGMVQDAPKTPMLPSSPDRLVSFFGRANYIFNNKYIFTASMRADGSSIFGNGNKWGYFPAGSVAWKITEENFLKESQTISELKLRAGYGLSGNNRIGGFLYDTFFITSSDYGYAFGNNVTPGATTGNIMANKNVTWEKSASKNLGLDFGLFKGKVYGTLDVYQTDTKDLLLLARIPQNLGYDFQFQNSGSTTNKGIEFSIGSTIINKENFTWKIDANISSNKNIIKSLGNSASVSANSYLTPSGWQNNLNDFLVQVGKPVGTFWGYQTAGRYEVSDFDYNATTQVYTLKAGIPSSAAAANGAKPIQPGDLKLQDLNGDGIIDNKDMTDLGNAQPKFYGGFNQTFRYKNWDMSLMFNFSVGNKVYNANKLEYTTQYLYKDNNMSADVANRFRWFNDAGEKVNDPTALAALNANTTGWTPPAGAYFLHSYGIEDGSFLRLNNVTLGYSLGKDFIKQLGLSNFRLYFTMNNVFTITGYSGYDPEANTRRNPLTPGVDYAAYPRSRFILSGVDITF
- a CDS encoding RagB/SusD family nutrient uptake outer membrane protein, with amino-acid sequence MKKNKFLTILFAVAGLISLNSCDDYLDVESLSNTAEAQQFDSAPDTFSALVGVYNSTMGDNTYGQRMNLILTQSGDDLRTSGDYNANDRRGVSCFGAIPTNPELLKPFTDTYAGIERANLVIKNIPISPVYKTGSAADKKLMDRYLGEALTLRASFYHDLIKNWGDVPFQDVPSADLPDLYLAKTDRDVIYDKILDDLLKAEALVPWRSEGGTTAQRISKGAVKGLRARIALTRAGYSLRRNPQQMMQGSNPQKYYQIAYDECKDIMNSGQHQLNSSYEGLFRSLHTNSQDATNEVIYAVGAFGGNSRTDSKIGYYNGLRHDDTDWKSSGGISAIPVYFYEFTKYDLRRDVNIAIYRVSTTKQEELQTSINWNDGKFRKSWTSITGTSQNLGIDWPMLRYSDILLMFAEADNELHGGPSADAVNAVMAVRQRAYAGNLGQVGTIPTGKAAFFDYIVKERQLEFGGEGLRKYDLIRWNLLETKINETRAKLTQFMNGTGAYANVPEYIFYKKPTYVPTKTAQQNVLDIDFYTTTGIAKADIFYSPNQSVATPSGYTKVNWRLAMTQPYISGDPIKSYAYYFQPNRKELLPLASDVINSNYNLTQDYGY
- a CDS encoding pectinesterase family protein — its product is MFIFSIVFISLLSFKANDEKTIIVSKDGKGNFTTIQQAIDAVDEGKTSKTKIIIKPGTYREKIIVPATKSSISLIGENAENTILVYGDFASKPNAEGKNIGTTGSSTLFIFSDYFSAKNITFQNDAGPVGQAVAVLTTGDKIAFENCRFLGFQDTLYLKGAQDLEDQSKVSRNYFKNCYIEGTTDYIFGAGTAVFENCTIYSKKNASYVTAASTPQGNLFGFVFINCNLTGNANANSVYLGRPWRPFAQTVYINCAIDSTIKKEGWHNWSKPDAEKTTFYGEYNSKGAGSDISKRVSWSHQLTKDQAKKYTAKNVLKGKDNWNFTKIFK
- a CDS encoding pectate lyase family protein, with protein sequence MKLNLKHKIFTTSIFAMLSFSVSAQEKIVSFSGAEGFGRYTTGGRGGKVLFVTKLTDDGSEGTLRHALEQKGAKYIVFKIAGTIYLESPLRIKEGNVTIAGQTAPGDGITIANYETFVAADNVIIRFLRFRMGDQKKHEGDALGARFMKGLIVDHCSMSWSTDETVSIYVNENTTLQWCVIAESLRNSAHQKGAHGYGGIAGGKFASFHHNIYAHHDSRNPRLGEYAGSKFALTDLTDFRNNVIYNWGHNNVYGGEGMNVNIINNYYKPGPATLTKKRIVAIDKNEKPETEVYNIWGKYYINGNVSEGNPEVTADNWNNGVFNQMKNSYNLTEADKNTIKINQPHNIQNNVKTDSPKEAYEKILKIGGASLVRDAVDLHVLKDVKNGTFTYNGSRGSKNGIIDSQNDVGGFPDLKQGKIFLDSDNDGMPDAWEIKQNLNPKKANANGRDLDKNYDNIEVYMNDLVKKITERQ
- a CDS encoding DUF4861 family protein is translated as MSEKLKLNVFKIILTGAVFAAGLSFAQQNVIEKIRKNPQTPFSYAELSVKEGGKWQGNEYIGGSFKNVNELTLPAEHTDHSYYIRYEGIGLENNQIGYRLYLDWRNATDIFGKKVNTLVLPEVGQDGFESYHHDSTWGQDILKSGRTIGIGSYGRYDEQNDFVETFKTVKNTTAKVFNENDKSFATIDYKGWKTWGKAVNLQSKLTIFNKDRFVKVDLNLDQTLSGLCTGIVAFKDIPMKQGISKNKKWGYISTYGTQTLAKKEDNLGMVVFYPIESFDKYVQTKSTHVIVFKKTKNVSYYFMGAWSQEPNGLKTEEEFYKDLDKKLEILDNNNQL
- a CDS encoding glycoside hydrolase family 88/105 protein — translated: MSFINQKLKIYAVAVLGSGMFLACAQTKNTVASKPAKEASQSGKVVPTNLKWSERMMLSEMQRFPEAWMLDFSKSPKWTYPSAIVLDGAEQLYIKTGKKQYYDYISDFGEKLIKEDGTILTYDLERYNIDMLNSGNILLYLYEKEKKEKYLKALQTLRLQIDGQPRTKEGSFWHKKIYPYQVWLDGLYMGMPFYTHYTKDFVKGAEADKAYDDIILQFESVQNNLLDKKTGLLYHAWDESKEQAWANKETGLSPNFWGRAMGWYGMAMVDVLDYLPENHPGRAKLISYIKSYSDAVIKYQDKKSGLWYQVLDKPLANGNYEEATASAMFVYTMIKSVNKGYLPKSYKAAAKKGYDGIIKNLITVDENGIVNLNKCCAVAGLGGKPYRDGSYEYYINEEIRSNDGKGTGPFILASLEFEK